Proteins encoded within one genomic window of Variovorax sp. OAS795:
- the ubiE gene encoding bifunctional demethylmenaquinone methyltransferase/2-methoxy-6-polyprenyl-1,4-benzoquinol methylase UbiE has product MSTTHFGFEKVDESEKAQRVRGVFDSVATRYDLMNDLMSMGLHRAWKSYTVMVANVGEGSRVLDIAGGTGDLALAFSKKVGASGQVVHTDINEAMLRTGRDRLLDAGVALPTLVCDAEKLPFPSDHFDVVTVAFGLRNMTHKDLALKEMNRVLKPRGKLLVLEFSKVAKPLAKAYDWYSFNVLPRLGKLVAGDDASYRYLAESIRMHPAQDELKTLMKEGGFGHVDYHNMTGGVVALHVGIKC; this is encoded by the coding sequence ATGAGCACCACCCACTTCGGCTTCGAAAAGGTCGACGAAAGCGAGAAAGCGCAACGTGTCCGCGGCGTCTTCGATTCCGTCGCCACGCGCTACGACCTCATGAACGACCTGATGTCGATGGGGCTGCACCGCGCCTGGAAGAGCTACACCGTGATGGTGGCCAACGTGGGCGAAGGCTCGCGCGTGCTCGACATCGCAGGCGGCACCGGCGACCTCGCACTGGCCTTCTCGAAGAAGGTCGGCGCCAGCGGCCAGGTGGTGCACACCGACATCAACGAAGCCATGCTGCGCACCGGCCGCGACCGCCTGCTCGATGCCGGCGTGGCGCTGCCCACGCTGGTGTGCGACGCAGAAAAACTGCCGTTCCCCAGCGACCACTTCGACGTGGTGACCGTGGCGTTCGGCCTGCGCAACATGACGCACAAGGACCTTGCCCTGAAGGAGATGAACCGCGTTCTCAAGCCGCGCGGCAAGCTCCTGGTGCTCGAGTTCTCGAAGGTCGCCAAGCCGCTTGCCAAGGCCTACGACTGGTATTCGTTCAACGTCCTGCCGCGGCTGGGCAAGCTGGTGGCGGGCGATGACGCGAGCTACCGCTACCTGGCCGAATCCATCCGGATGCACCCCGCGCAGGACGAGCTCAAGACCCTCATGAAAGAGGGCGGTTTCGGGCATGTGGACTATCACAACATGACGGGTGGCGTGGTTGCCCTTCATGTTGGAATCAAGTGTTGA